The DNA region TAGCCGCAATAAACTCTTTACTGATGTTAATCtctgtttcagtgttttgtgtATGAATATGAGTGTAAAGGCACGATGTTATGATGAGTACTGACTAACGTGGACAAACATGTACCTTGTATTGTCCCTCAGGTAGTTGTTAGCTGTCCAGGAGGAAGGAATGTCTCCTTTAGTTGGCGCTTATTTGATTCAGACCCCAGTGCAGCTTTATCGATATCTCCTGAGATGCTGTAGACGGTTGCCGACCGCAGCAATGCAGCATCATTACCGACATGCCATAAGA from Betta splendens chromosome 13, fBetSpl5.4, whole genome shotgun sequence includes:
- the lyrm9 gene encoding LYR motif-containing protein 9 isoform X2 — protein: MSPLVGAYLIQTPVQLYRYLLRCCRRLPTAAMQHHYRHAIRQGYNSHSDEDDPQRIKSIIQRAIADADWILDKYTKK